One segment of Candidatus Eisenbacteria bacterium DNA contains the following:
- a CDS encoding class I SAM-dependent methyltransferase — translation AGIPDGTYDVVTLWEVLEHLPDPRGTLSAVRRTLKPQGLLALSTPDAGSAVARILGRRWPGWSKIPEHLFFFDRSTTRRILVEAGFHILSMRYVSLVVSWRYLLDRVGRVTGMPFHRHLPEAWLERSVKVNPLYDLMVLARRN, via the coding sequence ATGCTGGGATTCCCGACGGGACCTACGACGTCGTCACGCTCTGGGAAGTCCTCGAACACCTTCCTGACCCCCGAGGCACTCTGTCCGCGGTCCGTCGCACGCTCAAGCCCCAAGGGCTTCTCGCTCTCTCGACTCCGGATGCCGGCAGCGCGGTTGCGCGGATCCTAGGGAGGCGCTGGCCGGGTTGGAGCAAGATTCCAGAGCATCTGTTCTTCTTCGACCGCTCGACAACGCGAAGGATCCTCGTCGAGGCTGGTTTTCACATCCTGAGCATGCGCTATGTGAGCCTCGTCGTGAGCTGGCGCTATCTGCTCGACCGCGTCGGCCGAGTGACCGGGATGCCGTTTCACCGCCATCTTCCTGAGGCCTGGCTGGAACGCTCGGTGAAGGTCAACCCACTTTACGACCTCATGGTCCTCGCACGGCGCAATTGA